The genomic window ACATGCTTGATTCCTTACACAAGCATAAGTAAATATGCTGTCATACACTGCAAATATTTGCGAAATGCCGTCGTTGCTGACTCACATCGACTCACTTGAAAGACATAAAATAATCATACTAAATATTAAACGACGAAGAGGAAATGAACCTAGAGAGGGTATATTTTTTACTACAAAAATGATAACTtgtgttgaaaaaagaaaagcttccGTGAAGACACATAAAGCTCAGAGAAAGCATTCCATTCTATGTCATGCGAAAAATATTCGATCTAAAGAAAGCAGATGGCgagtaaacttttaaaacacaGATAACTGGTTATCAACTCTAAAGTACAAAACACAAACAGCGGTCGGATAAAGGTGACACTGAGCCACCACTTCATTTCAAATTATTCTTAAAATGAGCACAATGACTTAGAAACAGAGAACACAGGAAATTCTAATGAGGTTCACAAACAATgacggaaaatgaaaaataattatgttatCTTCAGAAAAACAGAAGTAAGTCTTAATACGCTTAGACAGTGAATCAAAGTATTTCTCTGCAAAACATTTGCAGTGTTACGCATACCCATAACTATTTCTCAGGATATGTTGCGTGATGTTTGCCTTGCTTTCAGCAAACACGGAACTTGATGATATTTCGTCATTTTCAAGGGGGATACAGACTTGTACAAATTAATTGAAAGACGCCGAGAATTGTTAAAGCAGGTTACATTTGCTATACTTGCATTATTTCTGCTTTTCTTTATTGTCTATCTCTTGCATTTTCTTCCCGGTTTAAGGAGACACTTACCTTGGATCTTAAAACTTACTTGTTCTTCCTTATTTGTTTGGGGAACCAAGCATTCCTCGTGGCGTTGACGTATTTCGAATTGCCAGTTTCATTTAGACTCAACTCTTGAAAACTAATTGTCAATTGCCTCGGATATCAGTGTTCCGTGATTGCTGAAACACTGATGAAGACTCTGAAATGACGCTTGAATTTGATAAGTTTTGGGATCAATATTGATCATTAGCATTTGAATGCCAAGATACCTGTCAGTTTCTGAGCGTAAACTCATTAACGAAACTGAATTAAAACGAGCCGAAGATGGGTGTTAAAGGGTCTTTctggaggaaaaagaaattaaacaacaCAAGTTCAACTCTGCAAAAAGATGTTGTAGAAACATTTAAAACCGAAAGAAAGCTGTTACAAACAGAAAACCCATGGAGATGTTCTGACTGCTAAGCACAGACAATGAGATGTTTGATTTCATCACATCCTACGTGCGGAGTACTTTGAGGTTTTTACAAAGTGTCAAAGGCCAAATATCAACtctgaaaaaatttaccttgttgtctgaaacaaaaataaataagtgtGACAAGATAACTAAGGAAGGAACAAGGAAGTTAAGAATAGAATTTTCACGAGGATTAGGTGTGTAGATGTTCAAACAGTTGTAATCCATCGATTGAACAATTATGATGTTCCAGTTTCTGTTTAAAAGGAGTTTTTTAGTATCATATCAGGGAATGAATAAAGCTACATTTGAAGAGCCTTATTATTAAGTTTacaaagaagaacaaacaaactaaaaaactGGTCAAGAATGAATTAATTTTCTAGGAAGTATGAATGAAAATAtggatcgaaaaaaaaatttagaggtACGATTTTGCTGACACTAGCCCCAGTGTGCGTGTTACCCCAAAATATGGGATTCCACTAAAGAACAATCTGTAATCTTTTGCTGACGCAAATACAATTAgctcaaataaaaattgaaataggGATTTCGAAGTTGAACACACATATTCCTGTGAAAGCACCAAGTTTTTTCATAAAAGGTGTTGGCAAACACAAAAACGTTGGTAACAACTGCAAACTATTTCTAAGGAAAGATTATAGACTATTGTTTATAATCTAAAGGGTTataaacaatttgtttcaatcGTATCTTATAATACTGTGCCACCCAGGAACATTAGCAGATACAATTTCATAAACTAACGCAATTTTATGTTGCCGGAAATGCGCACTAATCGTTACACGAACTCATTTATTCAATCCATGTCCAATCTGTAAAACCTTTATacgtagttttttttaaaagtcattTTATATTACATGAAATTGCTATTTTTGTAAAAACCATGCAATTTAGCCTTAGGAGGCTGcagatttgaatatttttataatatttctaTCTATCTCCATCTATGTCCAGGTTCTGTGCGTGATCAGAAAGTGGCTGAGGCTGACGGTGTGACTGTGGGGTAATATTCTTGAAGCTCTTTTTTCTGAACTTCTCGTTGATTCCATGACTTAGCTCTCCGTCACTTCTGGAGAATACAATGGAGAAGCCTGTGGCTAATAAATAGCTCTGTTTTACGTTATCGAAAGACAAAATAGAAACCCTCTTAGAAGTTGTACTGTTAAAAATGCtcattttttctccttttctcacCATGTTCGTCCTGGATGTATTTCACTGTACATCTCGACTTAATTCTGGGAGACAATGAGACTCGCGGGAAAGATAAACCAATAATACTCGTGAAAAAATCACGggcgtctgattggctgagaacgagtgcatttttttttgcaaagttgTAACAGGAGTTCATGCAAATTACAATAGCGTGCccgctgtcaaaatttcgtttgtctcgactttctgtgatgcctttttcatgtacattactaacaagtaataacatgatttctctttcCACAAAGAGTCATTTCGGTCCACGTTACGAAGGAGATCACTCTACGAAGGAATGAAACCTCCTTACCAATCAAAAGTTAAAGGGACCTTCCTCTGATATGaaaatggaggaaaaagttTCAGGAAAATGCAGATTAAGTCAAGGGTGGTATCAAGCCCCCCATTActcaataacaacaacaagtgATACATTTGTGAAACTTAAAAGCTTGCTTGTTTATTGAAATCACACTCagcaattaaaaacaaagatatgAAATCATCATTATAAAAACCCTTAACATGACATTACGTGACATTTCTAACGATGTAGTTGCTGTAATAAGCAACATTATTGTTAAAAAATGggattaaaaacaaaaggactttaattaaaaaaacaacttctGGACTGAATGTCTGCAGTgctaaaataattttgcttcTCAGCCTTGGCTTCCTAAGACTCCTGATACTATCAGCTACAGTCGGTACAGATTTAAGCTACATTGCTAATTGAAAATACGATCTCATGCATGGGAAACGGTGAATTTCTCTCTTctcaaaattgtaatttttattaaaacagtGTCTATCGAATTCGTAATATGAGCAACGCCACAGCGGCGCCGAGAACACATCTCACTAAAAGCTGGACTACTAACGACACTaacttaaaaatgtaaaaaagaaagagcTACTGTGGGTTCAAATATTACTACTCATCTTGCGGGTAACAAAAAGAGCGTTGAATGTTTATGATATAATAAACACCTGATTTCCGTAAGCATTTTGTCTTCAACACGGTGAAGATACCTACAACGCGATAGGTTCGTTTCGTTCATCATGTAGGCGTGGCTGATAATGTGGGCGTGGCCTATAGTATGTTGGACGTTGGCAAACATATTGGGAACAATATACATAGTAAACCAAGTGCTTTGACCAACAACACCACCCAAAACACTCCTGGATCGTAATGCATGTACGCGAAGCTATCTTGGTTTCAATTTTCCAGTATCCTCCAATATTGGAACACCAACACTTATCCCAGTAGGTAACGGTGCCTTTTCCACCTGCGCACAGATTACATGGGTGAATTGGCGGAAATGATCTCGCATTTCGACGACTGCGATGGTGCGTTCCTGTTGTAGAAAGAAAAGATACAACTGCATTAGATGTGTCACAACAATTTAAAGTTTGCGAAACAAGAGCAAAACATTCAGAGAAATACCTCAATTAATTTGGCGCAGGAACTTACGACATCtagaaattttataaatttatatCACCTTCAAGATTCACCAGATGTCTATATATTTTGCattctttaattctttcaaGGAACAGTTTGGTTTGGGTTCTCTTCCTAAATTAATAAAAGTCACAAGGAAAGCGCGAACGCAATTTAGCCTTCTGTTTTTTTTCGGTATACGCATTTCAAGCTCCTCTGTCCTTGACTCACCTTCTGTCTCAACCCTTGTAGAAGTCAATGAGCCGTCCATTATTTTCACCTGATATATCGGGTATTGTGTACAAAAGTTTGCCAACTCCTTGCTCAGTTCAGACCGATTAGCCATCTCTTTGTCCACTATCCACTTGCTGTCAATAATTTTGGTCTTGTCCTTGTCTAATTCCTGCAAAACAGCAACAGGATTTCTTAGTATTTTTTAACTATCCCTAAGCAAAAGAGAAATCATGCGTCTCCTGTACTTCTCACCAATCGGTGCACTAGTCAGCTAGCAAGCAGGACAATTCCTAATTCTTGTAAAACGGCAACCAGATGTTTTagaatttttcagaaaactttctgtaaaagaaaaactatGCGTATCCCAAAGTGTTCACAAATCAGTACACAGTATTCTTTGGTCAGCCAGCCGCCAGGACAAAACTATTGAAACCCGTACCCACATATTTCTCctcttgaatttttattgatttctcAACAATAGACTGGGATACCTAGTTAAGTTTCCAAAATGTTCCCAGCTTCTTATAATGATCCAAGATGTGAGACATTTAAGTGGCAGCACTCGAATGATGATTATAGCGAATAGTTAGCAAATAAAGACTTAACACCAGTTGTGTTTTTAACTAAAAGATGAAAGATTAGGGAATTTTGTGAccgttttatttctttgccaTCTAATAATGTTTAAATAATACA from Pocillopora verrucosa isolate sample1 chromosome 8, ASM3666991v2, whole genome shotgun sequence includes these protein-coding regions:
- the LOC131780415 gene encoding uncharacterized protein, with the translated sequence MLVKPALVILLLVATANWTSASPVRSARSPSEKVVDYKVQISETGTEYNETIEVATEKQTELFKVPAHNDVDESNILHDFKTNMTMMLLPEKKICYLMPLSEEMPTPAKLESDLDRTEELDKDKTKIIDSKWIVDKEMANRSELSKELANFCTQYPIYQVKIMDGSLTSTRVETEGTHHRSRRNARSFPPIHPCNLCAGGKGTVTYWDKCWCSNIGGYWKIETKIASRTCITIQECFGWCCWSKHLVYYVYCSQYVCQRPTYYRPRPHYQPRLHDERNEPIAL